The Microbacterium sp. Root61 genomic interval ATCGGCGCCGCCCGCGACCCCGAGGAGGCCCTCGCCCATGGCTGAAGTCGTCATCGTCCCGTCCGCCGCTGCCGCCGGAGTGCTCGTCGCTGCCGAGATCGTCGCACTGATCCGACGCAACCGCGAGTCCGTGCTCGGCCTCGCGACGGGATCGACCCCGCTGCCCGTGTACGAGGCGCTCCGGGCGCAGGTCGGCGACCTGGATCTGTCGGGCGTGCGCGGCTTCGCGCTGGACGAATACGTCGGCATCGATCCGAGCCACCCCGAGAGCTACCGCTCCGTCATCACGCGCGAGGTGGTCGAGCCCCTCGGCCTGAACCCGGCGCAGGTACGCGTGCCGGACGGCTCCCTCGCCGGCATCGAGCACGCCGGTGAGGACTACGAGCGGGCGATCCGGGATGCCGGAGGCGTCGATCTGCAGATCCTCGGCATCGGCACCGACGGCCACATCGGGTTCAACGAGCCCGGCTCTTCCTTCGCCTCGCTGACGCGGGTCAAGACCCTCACGCAGCAGACCCGGGCCGACAACGCGCGGTTCTTCGACTCGGTCGACGACGTGCCGATGCACTGCATCACCCAGGGTCTCGGCACGATCCTGCGTGCGCGGCACCTGGTGCTTCTCGCTTTCGGTGCCGGCAAGGCCGCTGCGGTCGCCGGAGCGGTCGAGGGTCCCGTGACCGCGTCGCTGCCGGGGTCGGCGATCCAGCTGCACCCGCACGCGACGATCGTGGTCGACGAAGCCGCGGCCGCCGACCTGCGCCTGGCGGACTACTACCGCTACACGTTCGACAACAAGCCCGCCTGGCAGGGGCTGTAGGCGATTTCGCTGGATACGCTGTCGGCATGACGCACCCCTCGACGCAGATCGGGTCGACGAAGACCCGGTCGCCGCGCACGGCGTGGCTGGTCGGCGGCTCGCTGCTGATCGCCACCGCGCTCCTGGAATCGGCGTTGTCGATGCTGTTCGGCGCAGGGGGCTGGACCCTCGGCGTCGGCA includes:
- a CDS encoding glucosamine-6-phosphate deaminase gives rise to the protein MAEVVIVPSAAAAGVLVAAEIVALIRRNRESVLGLATGSTPLPVYEALRAQVGDLDLSGVRGFALDEYVGIDPSHPESYRSVITREVVEPLGLNPAQVRVPDGSLAGIEHAGEDYERAIRDAGGVDLQILGIGTDGHIGFNEPGSSFASLTRVKTLTQQTRADNARFFDSVDDVPMHCITQGLGTILRARHLVLLAFGAGKAAAVAGAVEGPVTASLPGSAIQLHPHATIVVDEAAAADLRLADYYRYTFDNKPAWQGL